Proteins found in one Alphaproteobacteria bacterium genomic segment:
- a CDS encoding ferredoxin: protein MADSMAGERGWHDDLAQRLATHGLQVRGAMHPAAGDGAPALASGAPALTLVLVGNAGADMWTRFADGPEAGDGAPHPLNRWTRRVVGEIATRCGADAVYPFDGPPWPPFLAWARQADRVFPSPLGLLIHADYGLWHAYRAALLFAERLTEQPAMPRPAPAERPCDTCAGKPCLSACPVGAFDGRTYDVAACRDHLHTVEGKRCMSGGCLARHACPIGPEWAYGRDHASFHMTAFRRG from the coding sequence GTGGCGGATAGTATGGCCGGGGAGCGGGGCTGGCACGACGACCTGGCGCAGCGGCTGGCAACGCACGGCCTGCAGGTGCGTGGCGCCATGCACCCGGCAGCGGGCGACGGTGCGCCGGCTCTGGCCAGTGGGGCGCCGGCCCTGACCCTGGTGCTGGTGGGCAATGCCGGGGCCGACATGTGGACCCGTTTCGCCGATGGACCCGAGGCCGGCGACGGGGCGCCTCATCCGCTCAATCGCTGGACCCGTCGTGTGGTCGGCGAAATAGCGACGCGGTGCGGGGCGGATGCGGTCTATCCGTTTGACGGACCGCCGTGGCCCCCCTTTCTGGCCTGGGCGCGCCAGGCCGACCGGGTGTTCCCGTCACCGCTGGGCCTGTTGATCCACGCCGACTATGGCCTGTGGCACGCCTATCGCGCCGCCCTGCTGTTCGCCGAACGCCTCACCGAGCAGCCGGCGATGCCGCGGCCGGCACCGGCCGAACGGCCGTGCGACACATGCGCCGGTAAGCCGTGCCTGAGCGCCTGTCCGGTCGGCGCCTTCGATGGCCGGACCTATGACGTGGCGGCATGCCGTGATCATCTGCACACGGTCGAAGGCAAGAGGTGCATGAGCGGCGGCTGCCTGGCCCGCCATGCCTGTCCCATCGGGCCCGAGTGGGCCTATGGTCGCGATCATGCGTCTTTTCACATGACGGCGTTTCGACGGGGTTGA
- a CDS encoding YerC/YecD family TrpR-related protein yields MTRTATRLAPAPPSAPDLVQPDSDFAALCTALLMLRTPDEMRRFLLDLSTPGERQAMAERWRVARMLDEGGQSYRDISGQTGVSTTTVTRVARFLGQEPHQGYRLVLDRLKRRRS; encoded by the coding sequence ATGACCCGAACTGCCACGCGCCTCGCACCTGCTCCGCCGTCCGCTCCGGACCTGGTCCAGCCCGACAGCGATTTTGCGGCGCTGTGCACCGCTCTTCTGATGCTGCGCACGCCCGACGAGATGCGCCGTTTCCTGCTGGACCTCTCCACTCCCGGCGAGCGCCAGGCCATGGCGGAGCGCTGGCGCGTCGCTCGTATGCTGGACGAGGGCGGCCAGTCCTATCGTGACATTTCCGGCCAGACCGGCGTCTCCACCACTACGGTCACGCGGGTCGCCCGCTTTCTCGGTCAGGAGCCGCACCAGGGCTATCGCCTGGTGCTGGACCGCCTGAAACGGCGGCGGTCATGA
- a CDS encoding amidase family protein, whose protein sequence is MTSEAGTAGAAATALAMRRGTLDPVAETERCLARIATVNPHLNAFCHMDPDSARSAAAASAQRLAAQRLHGPLDGICVAIKDVLDVAGWPTRHGSLATDDAPAPSDSVTAARLRAAGAVLVGKTTTTEYAWLTDSVSPLTGRTVNPWHPALSAGGSSSGSAAAVAAGLVPLAIGTDTGGSVRIPAGFCGVTGFKPSAGRIPAMLDDGYGAMTHIGIFARDVHDVRLAYDALVGPDAADPFALPGESTGALLTGPDESPAVLAGCRVVVSPGLGVVALEGAVAAAVEQAVDALASAGAHVERRDPPIGDLGHAFTAYNGPIARWMLDRLSPEARQRVGPDIHATAMAGDAMSAADWVAAQSIHRRRAADIGRFMAGSDLLLSATTSIAAFASETGPPAGWAESADGYGWATPCFVFNMTGQPAISLPAGRTADGRPLAVQLAAPRFADRFLLRAAAALAALLPATGTPDLTWCAAGAGSGLIRS, encoded by the coding sequence ATGACCAGTGAAGCGGGGACAGCCGGCGCCGCCGCAACGGCGCTGGCCATGCGCCGTGGAACGCTGGACCCGGTAGCGGAAACGGAGCGGTGCCTGGCGCGGATCGCCACCGTTAACCCGCACCTCAACGCCTTCTGTCATATGGACCCTGACAGTGCGCGGTCGGCGGCGGCGGCCAGTGCACAACGACTGGCGGCGCAGCGCCTGCACGGTCCGCTGGATGGGATTTGCGTGGCCATCAAGGATGTCCTTGACGTGGCCGGCTGGCCAACCCGTCACGGATCGCTGGCTACCGATGACGCGCCGGCGCCATCGGACAGTGTGACGGCGGCACGGTTGCGCGCCGCAGGCGCGGTGCTGGTCGGCAAGACAACGACCACCGAATATGCCTGGCTGACCGATTCCGTCTCACCGCTGACCGGCCGTACGGTTAACCCCTGGCACCCGGCCCTGTCGGCCGGCGGTTCATCGTCGGGCAGCGCCGCCGCGGTGGCGGCTGGCCTGGTGCCGCTGGCCATCGGCACGGACACCGGCGGTTCGGTGAGAATCCCGGCCGGCTTCTGCGGCGTCACCGGCTTCAAGCCCAGCGCCGGTCGCATTCCCGCCATGCTCGATGATGGCTATGGCGCCATGACCCACATCGGCATCTTCGCCCGTGACGTGCATGACGTGCGTCTGGCCTATGACGCGTTGGTCGGACCGGATGCTGCTGACCCTTTCGCCCTGCCGGGCGAAAGCACCGGCGCCCTATTGACGGGACCGGATGAATCGCCGGCCGTTCTGGCCGGCTGCCGGGTCGTGGTGTCGCCGGGTCTGGGGGTGGTGGCGCTGGAGGGTGCGGTCGCCGCAGCGGTGGAACAGGCGGTGGATGCGCTGGCCTCTGCCGGTGCCCATGTGGAGCGCCGCGACCCACCCATCGGCGACCTGGGTCACGCGTTCACGGCCTATAACGGGCCCATCGCCCGCTGGATGCTTGACCGGCTTTCGCCAGAGGCGCGCCAGCGGGTCGGCCCCGATATCCACGCCACGGCCATGGCCGGTGACGCCATGAGCGCCGCAGACTGGGTGGCGGCGCAGTCGATCCACCGCCGGCGGGCGGCGGATATCGGGCGGTTCATGGCGGGGTCCGACCTGCTGCTCTCGGCGACCACCTCAATTGCGGCCTTTGCCAGCGAGACGGGACCGCCGGCCGGGTGGGCCGAGTCGGCAGACGGCTATGGCTGGGCGACGCCGTGCTTCGTCTTCAACATGACCGGCCAGCCGGCCATCAGCCTGCCGGCCGGCCGCACCGCCGACGGCCGACCGCTGGCGGTGCAGCTTGCGGCGCCACGCTTCGCCGACCGTTTTCTGCTGCGCGCCGCGGCGGCGCTGGCTGCCCTGCTGCCGGCGACCGGCACACCGGACCTGACGTGGTGCGCTGCCGGCGCCGGATCAGGACTGATCAGGTCATGA
- a CDS encoding HIT family protein, with product MSSFILHDALARLTLVADWPLNLILLENDRRFPWLVMVPKRTELRDLHDLTPADRHVCMTEVCAASAALLAGFGARKMNVAALGNQVPQLHIHVIARWPSDAAWPGPVWLAGPAEPYDDAGRAARVAEMQTMLADAL from the coding sequence ATGAGTAGTTTCATCCTGCATGACGCTCTGGCCCGTCTGACGCTGGTCGCCGACTGGCCGCTCAATCTCATCCTGCTGGAAAATGACAGACGCTTTCCATGGCTGGTCATGGTGCCGAAACGAACGGAATTGCGGGATCTGCACGATCTGACGCCGGCCGACCGCCATGTCTGCATGACGGAGGTCTGCGCTGCTTCGGCCGCCCTTCTGGCCGGGTTCGGCGCCCGCAAGATGAATGTGGCGGCGCTGGGCAATCAGGTGCCGCAGCTACACATCCACGTCATTGCCCGCTGGCCGTCCGACGCCGCCTGGCCGGGTCCGGTGTGGCTGGCCGGGCCGGCGGAACCCTATGACGATGCGGGCCGCGCCGCCCGCGTGGCCGAGATGCAGACCATGCTGGCCGACGCTCTCTGA
- a CDS encoding fused MFS/spermidine synthase, translating to MMVRAMQTGFGAAVTVAAAGVLIVEIVAIRLMAPLVGMTIETWSAVIAAVLAGLSLGHWWGGRLAERASAAAGQRVLAWAFIAAAAGSLLPLLLLGPVMALLFAGLGRLGATLAGSLLFFAPPAVAGGIVAPLAARLAIDATPDQRGRILGRLYALGAAGSIAGVLLAGFIMLAWLGSALSLVAVALVFSAMAVVLWAAAGGGRGRMLPALALAMPLAGLAVAMDGVPGSVAGWCDMESRYYCIRVIADETRGPATRLLLLDGLVHSASDTLNPAASAIEPHRFADAVARQAFAGRDDVRVFVLGGGGLTVPDLWRQRYASGRIVAAEIDPVVTATAVAALGVRVAPPLSVVHADGRMALQANSGEPFDIIFADAYGGLTVPPHLTSLEFARLVRLRLTPQGVYVLNLIDDRTEPRFAAAMVRTLGMVFESVAVWTHDGPVISRQQHFNVVAGATAALPDAMADVRAENSDATAGTGWHRMSAEALLAMAPGGPILTDDYAPVDRLVAGRW from the coding sequence ATGATGGTCCGGGCCATGCAGACCGGTTTTGGCGCCGCGGTCACCGTGGCCGCGGCCGGCGTTCTGATTGTCGAGATCGTCGCCATCCGTCTGATGGCGCCGCTGGTGGGCATGACCATCGAGACATGGAGCGCGGTCATCGCCGCGGTCCTGGCCGGGCTCAGTCTCGGTCACTGGTGGGGCGGTCGCCTGGCGGAACGCGCATCGGCGGCGGCTGGTCAGCGGGTTCTGGCGTGGGCCTTCATCGCCGCCGCTGCCGGCAGTCTCTTGCCCCTGCTGCTGCTGGGGCCGGTCATGGCGCTGCTGTTTGCGGGTCTTGGCCGACTGGGCGCGACACTGGCCGGCAGCCTGCTGTTCTTTGCCCCGCCGGCGGTGGCCGGCGGCATTGTCGCACCACTGGCGGCCAGGCTGGCGATCGACGCAACGCCGGACCAGCGCGGTCGTATTCTTGGCCGGCTCTATGCTCTGGGCGCCGCCGGCAGCATTGCCGGCGTGCTGCTGGCCGGATTCATAATGCTGGCGTGGCTCGGCTCGGCCCTGTCGCTGGTCGCCGTTGCCTTGGTGTTTTCCGCCATGGCCGTGGTGCTGTGGGCGGCGGCGGGTGGCGGCCGCGGACGGATGCTGCCGGCGCTGGCGCTGGCCATGCCGCTGGCGGGCCTGGCGGTGGCGATGGACGGTGTGCCGGGCAGCGTCGCCGGCTGGTGCGACATGGAAAGCCGCTATTACTGTATCCGGGTGATCGCCGACGAGACGCGTGGGCCGGCCACGCGCCTGCTTCTGCTCGATGGTCTGGTTCATTCCGCCAGCGACACCCTGAACCCGGCCGCTTCGGCAATCGAACCGCACCGCTTTGCGGATGCGGTGGCGCGTCAGGCTTTTGCCGGACGCGACGATGTGCGGGTGTTTGTTCTGGGCGGTGGTGGTCTGACCGTGCCGGACCTGTGGCGACAACGCTATGCCAGCGGGCGCATCGTCGCGGCGGAGATCGATCCGGTCGTGACGGCGACGGCGGTGGCGGCGCTGGGCGTCCGGGTGGCGCCGCCGCTGTCGGTAGTTCACGCCGATGGCCGCATGGCGTTGCAGGCGAACAGCGGTGAGCCGTTCGACATCATCTTCGCCGACGCTTATGGCGGGCTGACCGTGCCGCCGCACCTGACAAGTCTGGAGTTCGCCCGGCTGGTGCGCCTGCGCCTGACGCCGCAGGGGGTCTATGTACTTAACCTGATTGATGACCGGACGGAGCCACGCTTCGCCGCCGCCATGGTCCGCACCTTAGGCATGGTGTTTGAGTCGGTGGCGGTGTGGACCCATGACGGACCCGTCATCAGTCGCCAGCAGCACTTCAATGTGGTGGCCGGTGCGACCGCGGCGTTGCCCGACGCCATGGCCGATGTGCGGGCCGAAAACAGTGACGCCACAGCCGGAACGGGCTGGCACAGGATGTCGGCGGAGGCGTTGCTGGCCATGGCGCCGGGTGGGCCGATCCTGACCGACGACTATGCGCCGGTGGACCGGCTGGTGGCCGGCCGCTGGTAG
- a CDS encoding amidohydrolase family protein, with product MVMLIHDTTIVTADADDTVHFNAAIAIDGQRIAAVGPSDALKARYGDAERVDGVGMLVMPGFANCHTHLTATIARGIFEDYPTYAHPPFDDVGRPPMPAWTTAERGLMGQLGALEAIRSGTTLAMEDSIGNDETMEGLVATGLRLVVAERAADRANGTVGAQGAFERDPAMAAEGLGRIERLHQRWHGAEDGRISVAVSAWAPDLCSPELLRDLRDLQDRLDTVATCHLNQVWGEVAAVKANRGMLPTEYLASTGFLSERLVAAHCRCMTPAEEEIAGKAGISVAFNSCMAARRGLSPNIADLDSHGCTIALGTDNMAEDMVEVMRTAMFMERVRRKDGAHPTPDQALGWATANGYRALGVTDGGVLAQGRLADLIMVAARRAHLVPVVRPVSAFVHNGQAADVRSVMVGGDWIMRDGRVLTMDEDALLAEAQSTGVALWRRMYDSHPDVHLPNGFDPAASGRA from the coding sequence ATGGTCATGCTGATCCATGATACCACCATCGTCACCGCCGATGCCGATGACACGGTGCATTTCAATGCTGCCATTGCCATCGACGGCCAGCGCATCGCGGCGGTCGGCCCCAGCGACGCGCTCAAGGCGCGCTACGGCGATGCCGAGCGCGTCGACGGAGTCGGAATGCTGGTCATGCCCGGCTTTGCCAACTGCCACACCCATCTGACGGCCACCATCGCCCGCGGCATCTTTGAAGACTATCCCACCTACGCCCACCCACCCTTCGACGATGTGGGGCGGCCGCCCATGCCGGCATGGACCACCGCCGAGCGCGGCCTGATGGGCCAGCTTGGCGCGCTGGAGGCGATTCGCAGCGGTACAACGCTGGCCATGGAGGATTCCATCGGCAATGACGAAACCATGGAAGGGCTGGTTGCCACCGGCCTGCGCCTGGTGGTCGCCGAACGGGCCGCCGATCGGGCCAACGGCACGGTCGGCGCCCAGGGCGCGTTCGAGCGCGACCCGGCGATGGCGGCGGAGGGGCTGGGCCGCATCGAACGCCTGCATCAGCGTTGGCACGGCGCCGAGGACGGACGCATCAGCGTTGCCGTTTCCGCCTGGGCGCCGGACCTGTGCTCGCCCGAGTTGCTGCGCGACCTGCGTGATCTGCAGGACCGCCTCGATACGGTCGCCACCTGCCACCTCAACCAGGTATGGGGCGAGGTGGCGGCGGTCAAAGCCAATCGCGGCATGTTGCCCACCGAATACCTGGCGTCCACCGGGTTCCTGTCGGAGCGGCTGGTGGCGGCGCACTGCCGCTGCATGACACCGGCGGAGGAAGAGATTGCCGGTAAGGCCGGTATTTCCGTTGCCTTCAATTCGTGCATGGCGGCCAGGCGCGGCCTGTCACCCAACATCGCCGATCTGGACTCGCACGGCTGCACCATCGCGCTGGGCACCGACAATATGGCCGAGGACATGGTGGAAGTGATGCGTACCGCCATGTTCATGGAGCGTGTGCGGCGCAAGGACGGCGCCCACCCGACGCCGGACCAGGCGCTGGGCTGGGCCACAGCCAACGGCTATCGCGCGCTGGGCGTCACCGATGGCGGTGTCCTGGCACAAGGCCGGCTGGCCGACCTCATTATGGTGGCCGCCCGCCGGGCCCATCTGGTGCCGGTGGTGCGCCCGGTTTCCGCCTTCGTTCACAACGGGCAGGCCGCCGACGTCCGTTCCGTCATGGTCGGCGGCGATTGGATCATGCGCGACGGCCGGGTGCTGACCATGGACGAGGACGCCCTGTTGGCCGAGGCGCAGTCCACGGGCGTCGCGCTGTGGCGGCGTATGTATGACTCTCACCCGGACGTTCATCTGCCCAACGGTTTCGATCCTGCCGCCAGCGGCCGGGCGTAG